In Coregonus clupeaformis isolate EN_2021a chromosome 7, ASM2061545v1, whole genome shotgun sequence, one genomic interval encodes:
- the LOC121569312 gene encoding E3 ubiquitin-protein ligase TRIM35-like, which translates to MASRFSLPEDDLSCAVCCDIFKDPVILSCSHSFCKACLQEYCRGKAGKECPVCRRRSSRADPPCNLVLKNLCEAFLQERSRRDSGESEERCNLHNETLKLFCLEDKQPICVVCQASRKHKNHDCCPIDEAAQDHREELQTVLKPLQKKLKVFNEVKEICDETAKHIKSRAQSTERLIRKEFEKLHQFLREEEEVRIAVLREEEEQKSQMMKEKIEEMSREISSLSDTIRTLVGELRAEDISFLQNYKSTVVRTQCTLPDPHLVSGALIDVAKHLGNLQFRVWEKMQGIVTYNPVILDPNTANPILILSEDLTSAIYNEERQQLPDNPERFNFYNMVLGSEGFNSGAHSWDVEVGFNIALGVIAESVQRKKKVESGFWCLSLWCVSHCDAYAYDVGGDIRYKVESPPRPDIQLTLRKKPQRIRVQLDWDRGTLSFSDPDNNTCLHTITHTFTERVFPYLLNECALQPLRILPGKASV; encoded by the exons ATGGCTTCCAGATTCTCTCTCCCAGAGGACGATCTATCCTGTGCTGTGTGCTGTGACATCTTCAAGGATCCGGTCATCCTGTCATGTAGTCACAGCTTCTGTAAAGCCTGTCTGCAGGAATACTGCAGGGGGAAGGCAGGAAAGGAATGTCCAGTTTGCAGGAGAAGATCTTCAAGGGCAGATCCTCCCTGTAACCTGGTCTTAAAGAACCTGTGTGAGGCATTCTTACAGGAGAGGAGTCGGAGAGATTCAGGGGAGTCTGAGGAGCGCTGCAATCTGCACAACGAGACACTCAAGCTCTTCTGTCTGGAGGATAAACAGCCCATCTGTGTGGTGTGCCAGGCCTCCAGAAAACACAAAAACCATGACTGCTGCCCCATAGACGAAGCTGCACAGGACCACAGG GAAGAACTCCAGACTGTCCTAAAGCCCTTACAGAAGAAGCTGAAGGTCTTTAATGAAGTTAAAGAAATCTGTGATGAAACAGCAAAGCATATTAAA AGCCGGGCCCAGAGCACAGAGAGACTGATTAGAAAGGAGTTTGAGAAGCTCCACCAGTTTCTacgagaggaagaggaggtgaggATAGCTGttctgagggaggaagaggagcagaagAGTCagatgatgaaggagaagattGAGGAGATGAGCAGAGAGATATCATCACTTTCAGACACAATCAGAACCCTAGTGGGGGAGCTGAGAGCTGAAGACATCTCATTCCTGCAG AACTATAAGTCCACAGTGGTAAG AACCCAGTGCACACTGCCGGATCCACACCTGGTCTCAGGTGCGCTGATAGACGTGGCCAAACACCTGGGAAACCTGCAGTTCAGAGTCTGGGAGAAGATGCAGGGGATTGTGACATACA ATCCTGTGATTCTGGACCCCAACACTGCCAACCCAATTCTTATCCTGTCTGAGGATCTGACCAGTGCCATATACAATGAAGAGAGACAGCAGCTTCCTGATAACCCAGAGAGGTTTAATTTCTATAACATGGTATTGGGCTCTGAGGGCTTTAACTCAGGTGCACACAGCTGGGACGTTGAGGTTGGGTTCAACATAGCCCTGGGTGTGATAGCAGAGTCTGTCCAGAGGAAGAAAAAAGTAGAAAGTGGATTCTGGTGTTTAAGCCTTTGGTGTGTAAGCCACTGTGATGCTTATGCTTATGATGTTGGTGGTGATATTAGATATAAAGTAGAGTCCCCACCAAGGCCAGACATCCAGCTCACATTGAGAAAGAAACCCCAGAGGATCAGAGTGCAGCTGGACTGGGACAGAGGAACGCTGTCATTCTCTGACCCTGATAATAACACATGTTTACACACTATTACACACACTTTCACTGAGAGAGTCTTTCCGTACCTTCTCAATGAATGTGCCCTCCAGCCTCTGAGGATATTACCAGGGAAGGCCTCTGTATAG
- the zgc:194621 gene encoding uncharacterized protein zgc:194621, whose amino-acid sequence MPTTRVIKQKPVIETKTRVVEEKTKLVETKPASISQLKVTAPRKPRASSCPRCIHSNRCETTNTHQQGKLCAPRCDRRARSTSTAPKSTLSSSKSAVLCQKPTATSPKSTVTSSKSKEAAQVAQKEERTSRPRAHYAIQSHKAFTVIPPNPKKRIEIQQKAEAELAALEDLRLSRAIPYVSIDPSSVGGCLSLEEVRLKQQQEMQARRRQRQMKKYMFETSPVVLG is encoded by the exons ATGCCGACCACAAGGGTCATCAAGCAAAAGCCTGTTATTGAAACGAAAACAAGAGTCGTCGAAGAGAAAACAAAACTGGTTGAAACGAAACCAGCATCGATATCTCAACTCAAAGTCACAGCTCCTCGCAAACCGCGGGCGTCGAGCTGTCCGCGATGTATCCATAGTAACCGATGCGAGACCACGAACACCCATCAGCAGGGCAAGTTGTGCGCCCCCAGGTGCGATAGGAGAGCGAGGTCAACCTCCACCGCTCCCAAATCAACACTCTCCTCTTCGAAATCAGCTGTGCTCTGTCAAAAACCAACAGCCACATCTCCAAAATCAACTGTAACTTCTTCAAAGTCTAAAGAAGCAGCTCAGGTGGCGCAGAAAGAAGAACGCACGTCGAGACCCAGGGCACACTATGCCATTCAGAG TCACAAAGCGTTCACGGTCATCCCCCCTAACCCCAAGAAAAGAATAGAGATCCAACAAA AGGCGGAGGCGGAGCTGGCTGCTCTGGAGGATCTGAGGCTGAGCAGAGCCATACCCTACGTCTCCATTGACCCCAGCAGTGTTG gtGGGTGTCTGAGTCTGGAGGAGGTGCGGCTAAAGCAGCAGCAGGAAATGCAGGCCAGGAGGAGGCAGagacag ATGAAGAAATATATGTTTGAGACATCACCAGTGGTGTTGGGATGA
- the si:ch211-230g15.5 gene encoding polyhomeotic-like protein 2: protein MEVEEGERGQKDAMKGEEEGTTIDQASLIDPHLNADPATQNYTHPPSEPPINLQRPSDRPIEQSPHLPHVDQEDLCENMFNQSDNQSVLSSLSSQSPPASPFLTLSSDLPPPLLPVSPSHPETLSLSESRPETFTLSERKPWSQRVWPEGGRRVLTHLVEGFIIQEGLQAFPVNRSSLLLGGQEGVSQNGKIEGAELLPLTDTPEPPEHSSESEQERVAKDDPLTGPRERQRGVLQCESCGKRGHAHSFHRSKRYCSTSCARRYDVGLSKRLRALSAGSQPEGRRSEINKVESVPGKPLLLRLPREIWSARSHDNEEEEGHAVPMMTRLTRRAARRARRASEPAMTPSNPTVTSSDPTPAQWSVEQVWEFIHTLPGCVEVAEAFRVQEIDGQALLLLTEDHLMTSMNIKLGPALKICAHINTLRHR, encoded by the exons atggaggtagaggagggggagcGAGGACAGAAAGATGCgatgaaaggagaggaggaggggactaCAATTGACCAGGCCAGTCTGATAGACCCACACCTCAATGCAGACCCGGCTACTCAGAACTACACACACCCTCCCTCAGAACCCCCCATAAACCTCCAGAGACCATCAGACCGTCCCATTGAGCAATCCCCACACCTCCCCCACGTGGACCAAGAGGACCTCTGTGAGAACATGTTCAATCAGTCTGACAACCAATCAG TCTTGTccagtctctcctctcagtctccccCTGCCTCACCCTTCCTCACCCTTTCATCtgacctcccccctcctctcctgcctgttAGCCCTTCCCACCCAGAGACCCTCAGCCTATCAGAGAGCCGCCCAGAGACCTTCACCCTATCGGAGCGCAAGCCTTGGTCACAGAGGGTCTGGCCAGAGGGCGGGAGGCGTGTCTTAACTCACCTGGTGGAGGGCTTCATCATACAGGAGGGGCTGCAGGCATTcccg GTGAACCGCTCGTCTCTGTTGTTGGGAGGGCAGGAGGGTGTCTCCCAGAATGGGAAAATAGAGGGGGCGGAGTTATTACCGTTGACAGACACACCAGAGCCACCGGAACATTCCAGCGAATCAGAACAAGAGCGTGTGGCTAAAGATGACCCGCTCACAG gtcccagagagagacagaggggggtgtTACAGTGTGAGTCTTGTGGGAAGAGAGGCCACGCCCACTCCTTCCACCGCTCCAAGCGATACTGCTCCACTTCCTGTGCCCGCAG GTATGATGTAGGGCTGTCCAAGCGTCTGCGTGCTCTGAGTGCTGGCAGCCAGCCTGAGGGGCGGCGCTCTGAGATAAACAAGGTGGAGTCTGTGCCTGGGAAGCCTCTCCTACTGCGACTG CCCCGTGAAATATGGAGCGCCCGTAGCCATGACAACGAAGAAGAGGAGGGGCATGCTGTTCCCATGATGACCAGGCTGACACGCCGAGCGGCACGGAGGGCAAGGAGGGCCTCAGAGCCAGCGATGACCCCTAGTAACCCCACTGTGACCTCTAGTGACCCCACACCTGCACAGTGGAGCGTAGAGCAAGTCTGGGAATTCATACACACActgccag GTTGTGTGGAGGTTGCGGAGGCGTTCCGTGTTCAGGAGATAGACGGCCAGGCCCTGCTGCTGCTCACGGAGGACCACCTGATGACCAGCATGAACATCAAACTGGGACCAGCTCTCAAGATCTGTGCCCACATCAACACACTCAGACACAGatag